From one [Ruminococcus] lactaris ATCC 29176 genomic stretch:
- a CDS encoding HPr family phosphocarrier protein, with protein sequence MSKMQITFKNPEEIVAFVNTVSKYDFDMDMRKGRAVVDAKSLLGIMHLGLNNVIELQMYSDQCEELQKELEKYAA encoded by the coding sequence ATGAGTAAGATGCAGATTACATTTAAAAATCCTGAGGAAATTGTAGCGTTTGTTAATACAGTTTCAAAATATGATTTTGATATGGATATGAGAAAAGGTCGTGCAGTGGTAGATGCAAAATCATTGCTTGGCATTATGCACCTTGGACTTAATAACGTGATCGAACTTCAGATGTATTCGGATCAATGTGAAGAATTACAGAAAGAACTTGAAAAATATGCAGCTTGA
- the guaA gene encoding glutamine-hydrolyzing GMP synthase, with translation MKKELVIVLDFGGQYNQLVARRVRECNVYCEIYSYKTDIEKIKAMNPKGIILTGGPNSCYEPDSPTYTDELFKLGIPVLGLCYGAQLMSHVLGGKVERADVREYGKTEVIIDKRESKVFEGVSEKTICWMSHFDYISKIAPGFEISAHTADCPVAAAENEAEKLYAIQFHPEVLHTAEGTKMINNFVKNVCECVGDWKMDAFVENTIKEIREKVGDGRVLLALSGGVDSSVAAGLLSRAIGKQLTCVFVDHGLLRKDEGDEVEAVFGPKGQFDLNFIRVNAQERYYNKLAGVTEPEAKRKIIGEEFIRIFEEEAKKIGAVDFLAQGTIYPDVVESGLGGESAVIKSHHNVGGLPDYVDFKEIIEPLRDLFKDEVRKAGLELGLPEKLVFRQPFPGPGLGIRIIGEVTADKVRIVQDADAIYREEIANAGLDRTIGQYFAALTNMRSVGVMGDERTYDYAVALRAVNTVDFMTAEAAEIPYEVLNKVMSRIINEVRGVNRVFYDLTSKPPGTIEFE, from the coding sequence TTGAAGAAAGAGTTAGTGATCGTTCTTGATTTCGGTGGCCAGTATAACCAGTTAGTTGCACGCCGTGTCAGAGAATGTAATGTATATTGTGAAATTTATTCTTACAAGACGGATATTGAGAAGATTAAAGCAATGAATCCTAAGGGAATCATTCTGACAGGGGGACCGAACAGTTGCTATGAGCCGGATTCACCGACTTATACAGATGAGCTGTTCAAGCTTGGTATTCCGGTTCTTGGGTTATGTTATGGAGCACAGTTGATGTCTCATGTTCTTGGCGGAAAAGTTGAGAGAGCAGATGTCAGAGAATACGGAAAGACAGAAGTTATTATTGATAAGAGGGAATCCAAAGTTTTTGAGGGAGTATCTGAAAAGACAATCTGCTGGATGAGTCATTTCGATTATATTTCAAAAATTGCACCGGGATTTGAGATTTCTGCACATACAGCAGACTGTCCTGTGGCAGCAGCCGAAAATGAAGCAGAAAAGCTGTATGCAATCCAGTTCCATCCAGAGGTACTCCATACTGCTGAAGGAACAAAGATGATCAATAATTTTGTAAAAAATGTCTGTGAATGTGTTGGTGACTGGAAAATGGATGCATTTGTGGAGAATACAATTAAAGAGATCCGTGAAAAAGTCGGAGACGGCAGAGTACTGCTTGCATTATCAGGCGGAGTTGATTCTTCAGTGGCAGCAGGATTACTTTCCAGAGCGATCGGAAAGCAGCTTACCTGCGTATTCGTAGATCACGGTCTTCTTCGCAAAGATGAGGGAGATGAGGTAGAGGCTGTATTCGGACCGAAAGGACAGTTCGATCTGAACTTTATCCGTGTGAACGCACAGGAGAGATATTATAATAAACTTGCAGGCGTTACAGAGCCGGAAGCAAAGCGTAAGATCATTGGTGAAGAATTTATCCGTATTTTTGAAGAAGAAGCAAAGAAGATTGGTGCAGTTGATTTCCTTGCACAGGGAACAATTTATCCGGATGTTGTAGAAAGTGGTCTCGGTGGAGAATCAGCAGTGATCAAGTCCCACCACAACGTAGGAGGACTTCCGGATTATGTAGATTTCAAAGAAATCATCGAGCCGCTTCGTGACCTCTTCAAAGACGAGGTTCGCAAAGCAGGATTGGAACTTGGACTGCCGGAGAAGTTGGTATTCCGTCAACCATTCCCAGGACCGGGACTTGGAATCCGCATCATTGGTGAAGTAACAGCCGATAAGGTTCGTATCGTTCAGGATGCAGATGCTATCTACCGTGAGGAGATTGCCAATGCAGGACTTGACCGCACGATCGGTCAGTACTTCGCAGCACTGACGAACATGAGAAGTGTTGGTGTTATGGGTGATGAGAGAACTTATGATTATGCCGTTGCACTGAGAGCAGTGAATACAGTTGATTTCATGACTGCAGAGGCGGCAGAGATCCCGTATGAAGTTCTGAATAAGGTGATGAGCAGAATTATCAATGAAGTGCGTGGAGTAAACAGAGTATTCTATGATCTGACGAGTAAGCCACCGGGAACGATTGAGTTTGAATAG
- a CDS encoding helix-turn-helix domain-containing protein, translating to MKNKQHTLPSFFLISSAVDGNENAIEKLLLFYEAYISKCCLRPFYDEYGNVYIVVDMELKGRIREALLKMICEFEIDEH from the coding sequence ATGAAGAATAAGCAACACACACTTCCATCATTTTTTCTCATATCATCAGCCGTAGACGGTAACGAAAACGCCATAGAAAAGCTGTTGCTGTTCTATGAAGCCTACATATCAAAATGTTGTTTACGCCCATTTTATGATGAATACGGTAACGTATACATTGTGGTTGATATGGAATTAAAGGGACGTATCAGAGAAGCCCTTTTGAAAATGATATGTGAATTTGAAATAGACGAACATTAA
- a CDS encoding RNA polymerase sigma factor produces MKPSDFQKTIQCQFDCKLKKVVKGIARNYRKELARRQAKEVSFCELPEIVVEKLIVWDDYESEYTTFDVCGTEIRVLDEELAEALKQLPEQSRNIVLMFFFLDMSDSEIGEKLNINRSTSYRHRRNSLEEIRKQLKEKKTNEE; encoded by the coding sequence TTGAAACCATCAGACTTCCAAAAGACAATACAGTGTCAGTTTGACTGTAAGCTCAAAAAGGTTGTGAAAGGCATTGCCCGTAACTACCGCAAGGAATTAGCCAGACGACAGGCAAAGGAAGTATCCTTTTGTGAGCTTCCAGAGATTGTTGTTGAGAAATTGATTGTATGGGACGATTACGAAAGTGAATATACAACATTCGATGTGTGCGGTACAGAAATCCGTGTACTTGACGAAGAACTTGCAGAAGCACTGAAACAGTTGCCGGAGCAGAGCCGGAACATTGTATTGATGTTTTTCTTCTTGGATATGAGTGATTCGGAGATAGGCGAAAAGCTGAACATTAACCGAAGCACATCATACAGGCACAGAAGAAATTCACTTGAAGAAATCAGAAAGCAGTTAAAGGAGAAGAAAACAAATGAAGAATAA
- the spoIIID gene encoding sporulation transcriptional regulator SpoIIID, with protein MRDYIEERAVEIADYIIENSATVRQTAKQFRISKSTVHKDVTERLLQINPSLAQEARKVLDMNKSERHIRGGMATREKYLHQHLRQM; from the coding sequence ATGAGAGATTATATTGAGGAGCGGGCGGTGGAAATCGCAGACTATATTATAGAAAATAGTGCGACGGTGAGACAGACTGCGAAGCAATTCAGGATAAGTAAGAGTACGGTACATAAAGACGTCACCGAACGGCTTCTTCAAATCAATCCCTCTCTGGCACAGGAGGCACGAAAAGTGTTGGACATGAATAAATCAGAACGACATATCAGAGGTGGGATGGCAACAAGAGAAAAATATCTCCATCAACATTTGCGACAGATGTAA
- a CDS encoding response regulator transcription factor — protein MRAVIIEKDEKILQQIQSILQKVDSGYELVGTAVNGQSGYELISALRPNLVIMDIELPRMNGMSMLKKLRAEAFDFKVVVLSGTENFQYAKQAIELSVDGYIMKPIRPLELKRALMQICEKMRNEYWLNASFTVENLLIGCMNGQYQPENKLNEITVRNYGFTVEDSCGMFILWLGEDFEKNKAEAVHLLKRSLQKENKFRVCILPLEVWQEIFVIVYQTAEFEMAEQYFQENIVPMLCSNLNGDVVCVWKRIDHMMDLWQYRTKIPLLRQWNLTLGRGVLISEKGIAGRELELLPLKYPAELELRARDCTLAGRKKELEKCFEELCEMLEGQFCFPETLKDCLIRFSLNIVNMYKIQWELGAEIQVLILILEIGQATSWKQIRRAIEELLNYFNFEKEDLQGNEAFSTMVRKAVEMAKKYYSEGITLEETASRLYVSEEYLSTQFKKETQSSFTETVRKFRIEKIKDLLLNSKLKLNQIAELTGYSDPKYMSRVFKEEVGMLPTEFRKKMQ, from the coding sequence GTGCGGGCTGTAATTATTGAGAAAGACGAAAAAATACTGCAGCAGATACAGTCAATCCTGCAAAAAGTTGATTCCGGTTATGAACTGGTAGGGACAGCCGTGAATGGACAGTCGGGCTATGAGCTGATCAGTGCATTGCGTCCGAATCTGGTGATTATGGATATAGAATTACCACGAATGAATGGAATGTCGATGTTGAAGAAACTTCGTGCAGAAGCATTTGATTTTAAAGTGGTAGTTTTGAGTGGAACGGAAAATTTTCAATATGCAAAGCAGGCGATTGAATTGAGCGTGGACGGGTATATCATGAAACCTATCCGTCCGCTTGAGTTAAAAAGGGCATTGATGCAGATCTGCGAAAAAATGAGAAATGAGTATTGGCTGAATGCATCTTTTACAGTGGAGAATCTCCTGATCGGGTGTATGAACGGGCAGTATCAGCCGGAGAATAAATTAAATGAGATTACAGTCAGAAATTATGGATTTACGGTGGAAGACTCTTGTGGGATGTTTATTTTGTGGTTGGGGGAAGATTTTGAAAAAAATAAAGCAGAAGCAGTTCATTTGCTGAAAAGAAGTCTGCAAAAAGAAAATAAATTCAGAGTCTGCATTCTTCCATTGGAAGTATGGCAGGAAATATTTGTGATTGTATATCAGACAGCGGAATTTGAAATGGCAGAGCAATACTTCCAGGAAAATATTGTCCCTATGTTATGCAGTAATCTCAATGGGGATGTAGTCTGCGTGTGGAAAAGAATCGATCATATGATGGATCTTTGGCAATATCGGACAAAAATACCGTTATTGCGGCAGTGGAATCTGACGCTTGGAAGAGGTGTGCTGATCAGTGAGAAGGGAATAGCGGGACGGGAACTGGAGCTTCTTCCATTGAAATATCCTGCAGAACTTGAATTACGGGCAAGAGATTGTACGTTGGCGGGAAGAAAAAAAGAGCTGGAAAAGTGCTTTGAAGAATTATGTGAAATGCTGGAGGGGCAGTTTTGTTTTCCCGAGACACTGAAAGATTGTCTGATTCGTTTCAGTCTGAACATCGTAAATATGTATAAGATCCAATGGGAGCTTGGAGCAGAAATTCAGGTACTTATTCTGATTCTTGAAATAGGTCAGGCAACGAGCTGGAAGCAGATTCGAAGAGCGATAGAAGAATTATTAAATTATTTTAATTTTGAAAAAGAGGATCTTCAGGGAAATGAAGCATTCAGTACGATGGTCCGTAAGGCAGTCGAGATGGCAAAAAAATATTATAGTGAGGGGATTACCCTGGAAGAGACAGCCAGCAGGCTTTATGTTTCGGAAGAGTATCTGAGTACGCAGTTTAAGAAAGAGACACAGAGCAGTTTTACAGAAACGGTACGGAAATTCAGAATAGAAAAGATCAAAGATTTGCTGTTGAACAGTAAGCTAAAATTAAATCAGATTGCGGAATTAACAGGATATTCAGACCCCAAATATATGAGCCGGGTATTTAAAGAAGAAGTGGGGATGCTTCCAACGGAATTTCGCAAAAAAATGCAATAA
- a CDS encoding DUF3173 domain-containing protein, translating to MITVTKKDLIALGYGTSFSADIIRKAKKLMIEKGHTYYQSRKLDRVPKEAVEELLGITLSDTND from the coding sequence ATGATTACCGTAACAAAAAAAGACCTCATAGCACTAGGTTATGGAACTTCTTTCTCGGCAGACATCATAAGAAAAGCAAAAAAACTTATGATTGAAAAAGGGCATACTTATTACCAATCCCGTAAATTGGACAGGGTACCCAAAGAAGCCGTGGAAGAATTATTAGGGATTACATTATCAGACACAAACGATTGA
- a CDS encoding site-specific integrase, whose translation MAKDPIKKADNGTYYFRANLGYNPITGKQIQKYRSGFRTKKEAKEEYSKLVLASTEELTTKKDGVSFQQFIEETYLPWYKTQVKESTYLNRATTIKKHFSYFYKMETDEIEPIHVQNWQLKLAKDFSPNYIRIVQGMLSIAFDRAIVLGIAKKNPSRMIGNIKSKKTKVDFWTLEEFQKVISLLCKKDYYEHYLFISFWLLFMTGMRIGEASALHWSDIDFETGLLSITKTLYYRTMTDYKFVEPKTQASIRTIYIDSDTLNELKAWQSVQQQVLPDCPLVLSYNGTPTSKTTLPRALEKLSNLAGVHRIKIHALRHSHASLLISMGENPLLIKERLGHEKIQTTLGTYGHLYPNTNLEVAKKLTGILQVQSATESIANYTSNQHTAIYHRTVEEK comes from the coding sequence ATGGCAAAAGACCCTATTAAGAAAGCAGATAACGGGACTTATTATTTCAGAGCTAATTTAGGCTACAATCCCATTACCGGAAAACAGATACAAAAATACCGAAGTGGATTCAGAACGAAAAAAGAAGCAAAGGAAGAATATTCAAAACTGGTGTTAGCTTCTACCGAAGAATTAACAACAAAAAAAGATGGCGTTTCTTTTCAGCAATTTATAGAAGAAACCTACCTGCCATGGTATAAAACACAGGTAAAAGAAAGCACTTATCTTAATCGTGCTACTACCATCAAGAAACATTTTTCCTATTTCTACAAAATGGAAACAGACGAAATCGAACCTATCCATGTTCAAAACTGGCAGTTGAAACTTGCAAAAGATTTTAGCCCTAATTACATTCGTATCGTACAGGGAATGCTTTCTATCGCATTTGACAGAGCTATTGTTCTTGGAATTGCGAAGAAAAATCCTTCTCGTATGATAGGCAATATCAAAAGCAAGAAAACCAAAGTTGATTTCTGGACATTAGAAGAATTTCAAAAGGTTATTTCCTTACTCTGTAAGAAAGACTATTATGAACATTATCTGTTTATATCGTTCTGGTTATTATTTATGACTGGTATGCGAATTGGCGAAGCGTCAGCATTACATTGGTCAGACATAGATTTTGAAACAGGCTTGCTTAGCATTACCAAAACATTATATTACCGAACAATGACGGACTATAAATTCGTTGAGCCGAAAACACAGGCAAGTATCCGTACTATTTATATTGATTCAGATACACTCAATGAGCTAAAGGCTTGGCAAAGTGTTCAGCAACAGGTTCTTCCCGATTGTCCACTTGTACTAAGTTATAACGGAACTCCAACCAGTAAAACAACGCTTCCCAGAGCTTTGGAAAAGTTGTCAAATTTAGCAGGTGTTCATCGTATTAAAATTCATGCCTTGCGACATTCACACGCTTCATTGCTTATCAGCATGGGCGAAAATCCTTTACTTATCAAGGAACGTTTAGGACATGAAAAAATACAGACAACACTCGGCACTTATGGTCATCTGTATCCAAATACGAATCTTGAAGTTGCTAAAAAACTGACTGGAATATTACAAGTACAATCTGCTACTGAAAGCATTGCTAATTATACCAGCAATCAACATACAGCAATCTATCACAGAACAGTTGAAGAAAAATAA
- a CDS encoding IS630 family transposase, with product MGRKASTINLSEDERLYLETQMRARTIQAQTVIRARILLLKAEGISVDHIADKVGMNRKSVMLCINKYLEGGVENALFDAPGRGRNAEITDDEKAWIINIACQKPVNLGYSAEVWTRALLTKHINKFAEEAGHTRLSTISQSKVRTILEEADIKPNKITYYCENRDPDFDQKMHNVLLVYKQLSLQFDEKGQLIPFKEDEQVVHVLSYDEKPGIQAIANTTEDLLPDENHKTVSRDYEYKRLGTISLLAGIDLQTGEAIPLVKDKHSSKEYIEFLKILDSKYPETDRIRLVLDNLKVHSSEETRKYLATKPGRFEFVFTPKHGSWLNLVEGFFSKLTRQMLKGIRVKTKDELVQRIYRYFDEVNEQPVVYHWKYKLEEINSSEEVVVDTLPIQKSS from the coding sequence ATGGGAAGAAAAGCATCCACTATTAATCTTAGCGAGGACGAACGTTTATATCTTGAAACTCAGATGCGTGCAAGAACAATTCAAGCCCAGACAGTAATTCGGGCAAGAATTTTACTACTCAAAGCAGAAGGTATTTCAGTTGACCATATTGCAGACAAAGTAGGAATGAATCGCAAAAGCGTCATGCTCTGTATCAATAAATACCTTGAGGGTGGTGTGGAAAATGCTCTGTTTGATGCACCCGGTCGTGGCAGGAATGCTGAAATAACCGATGATGAAAAAGCCTGGATAATAAATATCGCCTGTCAGAAGCCTGTCAATCTTGGATATTCAGCAGAAGTATGGACGCGTGCTCTTCTTACAAAACATATTAATAAATTTGCCGAAGAAGCAGGTCATACAAGGTTGTCAACAATCAGTCAGTCAAAGGTCCGCACAATACTGGAAGAAGCGGATATTAAGCCTAACAAAATAACTTATTACTGCGAAAATCGTGACCCTGATTTTGACCAGAAAATGCATAATGTTCTTCTTGTATATAAACAATTGTCTTTACAGTTTGACGAGAAGGGACAGCTCATTCCGTTTAAGGAGGATGAACAGGTTGTACATGTACTTTCCTATGATGAAAAACCCGGAATTCAGGCAATTGCCAATACCACAGAAGACCTCTTGCCGGATGAAAATCACAAGACGGTCAGCCGTGATTATGAATATAAACGTCTTGGAACTATTTCACTGCTTGCTGGAATCGACTTACAAACAGGGGAGGCAATTCCGCTTGTAAAAGATAAACACAGCAGCAAGGAATATATTGAGTTTCTAAAAATACTTGATTCAAAATATCCGGAGACTGACCGGATTCGTCTGGTATTGGATAATCTGAAAGTTCATTCTTCAGAGGAAACCCGAAAATACCTTGCGACAAAGCCGGGAAGATTTGAATTTGTGTTTACTCCCAAGCATGGTTCATGGTTGAATCTTGTTGAGGGATTCTTTAGTAAACTCACACGTCAGATGCTAAAAGGCATACGTGTAAAAACTAAGGATGAACTTGTGCAGCGTATCTATAGATACTTCGATGAAGTAAACGAACAACCTGTCGTATATCACTGGAAGTATAAGCTTGAAGAAATTAATTCAAGTGAAGAGGTGGTGGTTGATACGTTGCCAATTCAAAAGTCCAGTTAA